Below is a window of Leptidea sinapis chromosome 4, ilLepSina1.1, whole genome shotgun sequence DNA.
TCATACTTTCCGCACTTGTATCGCAATGTCGTATTGCGAATGTAAATCTTCCAGTCAAACTATCCACACAGTTACACACTAAGCCAACATTATAAACTAACTTACAACTATCATAATCCTAAATTACATTTGCGGTAAGAACTCAATGGGAGTGGCAAACTTGAAGTCTTCAGGGAATAGTCTAGAAGCGTACGGGTACATCAGCTTGTAGGACTGTCGGATTGTTACATCGGCCACACCAGCAATGTCACCAATCTCTTTCTGGCTGCGTTTGTCATCTGATGCCTGGAATCAATAAAACATAATTCAGTAAGtataaatgtttttgttaataattattaatttatggttTTTGATGAATCGGGTGCTGATTTTGGTGTAATATTTAcctattatctatatatataaaaattaattgcttttcgttagtctcgctaaaactcgagaacggctggaccgatttggctaattttggtctcgaattatttgtggaagtccaggcacccttcagacggaagcacagtaatgtttacacatttctggtttacggcagaaataggcgccgttgtggtacccataatctggatTGATTCATTTTCTATACCCAAATAttgagattttttaaaaaaaaaatacaattttttattttaataaagttactTGAgaagtttgagtatttttgttgaatagaatgtttttaaaataatatttgacttAAATGAATAGATTGTGCTGTTGCTATCACTTGGTacttagtataaaaaaaaactgctaaCCAGAGCACCaacttatcatcatcatcatcagccggaagacgttcactgctggacaaaggcctcccccaaagatttccacgacgatcggtcctgtgctgccctcatctaacgtattccggcgatctggaccagatcgtcggtccatcttgtgggtggcctaccaacactgcgtcttccggtacgtggtttcCATTCGAGGtcttttctgccccaccagtgctgtgtgccctgcccactgccactgcagtttctatttacttacttttatTACTCCACCAACTTATGTCTATTATGTattggaggtcgtgggttcgaatcccgcatcgttcataagtacTATATGTTAAGAAGTTCAACTTACTTGTGAAGCCATGTAAATAGCAGCGGCTGCGACAGATATTGGACTCCTTCCAGAGACAATATCCAGCTCTCCAGCCTTCCTTGCTATATGTGTAGCCGCTCTCTGCACCGAGTTTGGCAGGCTCAGATTAGAACAGAACCGTGACATGAAGTCAGCTGTTGTTATGAGGTCCACTGAAGTCTCGAGCGCCTTTAGGATCAGTTTGAAACATCTACCGATCTCTTTCTTACTTATTTTGCTCACAGCACATATTTCCTTGAATGTTCGCGGTACACCTTCTTGCCTACATGCAATGTATAAGCAAGCGGAGGCAATAGCATCGTTCGCTCGACCTTTTAAATTCTTTCCGTCATGAACCtggaaaatgataaaatataaaaaatttaggccattatttttttttcttttaattcataaaaaaattatcatttggAGAATGACAATAAAAATGGACCTACTATCTCATTAACATGATATGTATattagtggaaactttattggtgtCTACAATTTTTTaggtatttttgtaaatatttaaaaataaagtaaaaaataaaaataaagaaaataatctaataaaaaaaatattaaagaaaataaagaaaaaatctaccagtgggaggctcctttgcaccggtggccggctagattatgggtacaacaacggcgcccatttctgtcgtgaagcagtaatgtgtaagcattaatgtgtttcggtctgaggggcgccgtagctagtgaaattactgggcaaatgagacttgacatcttatgtctcaaggtgacgagcgaagttgtagtgccactcgaAATTTTTgtggtttataataataatcttgggcagggtgtatcaattaccatcagctgaacgtcctgctcgtctcatcccttatttttataaaaaaaatctcatttcaaaactttttattaaatcataataaatccGACAGAAATGTAGGTATCTACACAGACAAATGTCATTGTAGCTATATCTATTGtaaaaaattctcatgtcgcggtgtttgtagttaaaatccttcgaaacggctcgaccgattctgatgaaattttgctgggtcagctagtacttatataaaatttcaataaataaaaattaattatgataaaaacaagcaacacatattttttgtgattaattactcattaaaataaacaatatagaattttaataactttttccAAAATAAATCTTGAAAGAGTCGAGAAAGAATAATACAGTCAcacaaatataaattgtaatctGCATACAAATAACCAATTAATTACTACTgcagtaaatatttttcatcccaAATGAAGAGACAAATACAAACAAACCTATTAAGATAAGCAAATTAAAAGTGTTGACAATGGGAATATCTAACTCATTTAAGTGggcacatcatcatcatcagccggaagacgttcactgctggacaatgacctctcccaaagatttccacgacgacgTCCtaagctgccctcatccaacgtattccggcgatcttgaccagatcgtcggttcatcttgtgtgaggcctaccaacactgcgtcttccggtacgtgattgCCATTCGAGGGCTTTACTGCCCAAACGGCCacctgtccgttgaactatgtgtcggtaactttggttttcctacggatctcctcatttctgattcgatctcgcagggaaactccgagcatagccctctccattgccctctgagcgaccatgagctttctcataaggcccatagttaacgaccacgtctgcgtaccgtgagtcatcactggcaacaaacactggttgaaaacctttgtcttcagacactgtggtatttgggacgagaagattttacgtcCGAGTTGGATTCGGAAGTGGGCACATGAAAATGAAAGAAACAGACAACACTCGTAGCAAATGAACAACTAAAAAGTCACAAAATAAgttcctttaaatgtctcctatccctagttttcactccttttgtatatattttgtgtaaatatattaaaataaaaaatattgagttgtaaatatcactaaattcttatatttaataatttaagtaattatatttgtgtatgtcctttatagtctaatagcatgtatatttgtttcaggtataagaaaataaaacttgtttcaatctttagcaccgatcactaccacTAATTTTAGTAaacactctaagcttggtggtctaccttaacatGACATTGGCACACTTGTAGTATaacttccacagaagccacagtaggaagttaatagaatagaaaagtcaaaaaataagtaaatatatcttGATATAACTTATCTATACCATGAGATGTTGGGCTAACACACtcttaaaatagaaaaatcaAAACTAGTAAGTACTTTGCAAGATACCAAACTAGAAAGGTAAAAACATTTACATATGCTCCAGAAACTCTGAGAACAGATCATCAACTTGTGGTACTAGACCCTACTACAAGCTCTGGTAGAAATAAATTGGGATATTGTGGTACTCAGTGAAGTTTAGTGGCTTGGAgaagaagtaaaaaaatatatgatgacattttaaataatattgatgaaacatttttaaaaagtaagtctgaAAGATTTACTGTTCTTGAATTAACCCAGGGAGAAGTTGGAGTGGTGGTCGATGTACAACTTTATGCTGACTACTGATATGAAGATGTGCCCTGATTTATATCTATGCAACTATAAAAGAGGCCAACAGAATAAAAGAaggttacaatttaaaaaaaaactaaaacttaCAATAAACTCGAGAGTTctgattttttaattgtataggAGGAATAAAAGGCTTGTAGTGCAGTTCATCACCACCGATCATTCATTCACCGATGCAACCTTGATGGTTGCACACAGTTTTAATGATTAAACAGCTCAGTATTAAACACGGAATAAaccatacatttatttatttatttgggtttTGTGGTGTAACAGAAACTGTATTCAATTATCTTTAAAGTATTAGTATTGTGTTCAATTAAGAATTACCATAGTAGGCAAGCAAATATatgatttacataattttaaatagcaGCATTAATAATATGCCTGCATGTAGCTTGATAATATGTAGCCAATATGTTGTTGTAACCAACcaatatagtaaaaaaatatataatatatggttTGGTAACAAAATAAGATGTAGCCTATGTTCTAAGCCATTACTATTTCAACTTTCAGCCAAATCGGTTCTGCcattttgcattataatattagtaaaattgGGTGAGTAAgttatacttaaacataccatcaaaatacaaaatttttggcCCTACATACAGGCAGTTGCTATCATAAGGAATACTTTAAAGAACAGAATGATTTTTGAGAaagctattaaatttataatgtccactttttaagtacttgtaaatatttcatgCATTAAAGATGATTATCATATTAGTAAATCAAAAAACAGTTTATAAAAGCCTAAAAGTAGCATTATATTATgagttttataacaatttatgCAATTGTTTCTTATCAACATTGCACCCAATATGAAATAACCTGAATACATAATGttgtaatgaattatttataaatttttttacacAAGTCAGATAACCATTgcaaatcttaataaatatatataatataaataaggcaacactcttgtgattccacaagtgctttttttgaaggtacccatgtcatatcgtcccggaaacaccacacaacgaagctcattccacttctttgtagtacgtggaagaaagctccttgaaaaccgcactgtggaggaccgccacacatccagatggtggggatgatatcctaacttgtgtaGTGTCGTGCGAaaagtggaatttggcggcaggaatcaggttaaacagctcttctttTAATATTCAAGCCACTTCAAAAAATGAGGTAATTTTCATGTTTGTTAACTCAGAAGTGAAAGCCCAAGCCAAAGTGAAACTGATGAAGAAAACCAAAAatgatatttgattttaaaattatgaacaaGCATGTTGGCAATCAAAgtgtgcaagagagaagaatattTCTGAAATACaccaagatagaaaaggtaagtgaATTTATTGTAAACAAGTCTTAAACAGTAAGTATCTCCATAGTATTTTGATTATATATACCACTAAATATATATACcacaaaaacaataaacatgCAACCAGTATATTTTGCATTACTAATAAATTGTACTTAAAACAAGGTATTAAATGAtgtattttcaatttactttatattaaaattgtcaCACACTTTCTAATGTTCcgtacttttatttaataatgtttggGTTTCTCTGTAGATTCATATGATGACTAGTGAGGTGTGGGATATACAAGTCTACAACTGGTAAGTTAATCTATAATATTAGATGTCAACTCTCACACACTAAGAACTAAATTAAGAATatgtaactaaataaaatatatatacaaacaaacagaaaatacagaataataaaaacaaaactaacttAAGATAAAATAAGGACTTACTTGTTTAAATAAGTTGTTAGCTCTATCTACAATAGTCTTCGGCAAGTTAATACGGTCAGCCATTGTATTAATTTCTCTAAATGCATTTATTAGTGCCCTATCTGTACTGCTAATATTTCTTCTATTCTGGTATTTGGACACACCAAAGCTGTCAAATGAGGCGTCACCCCTGCCTGGTCCGATAATAGTGGACAGGTCACCACCAGAGAGCAATGGATTCTCCGGACCACCAACACGAGATGGGTCGACACCAGACTTTTCATTGCTAAATGTACGCCACTCTGAGCCAACATCAATAACTCTGAAAATAAGTACTCATGTAGCGCTAAGTTAGAAGACCATTATAAGGagcaaaataaagaaaagactattaatattaaaaaaagttaattatttctTGAGTCTTCCTTGTGTGGTGATTCAGGGAGAATatgacattggtaccttcaaaaaaaagctcATATACTTCCGTTAAGGGCCGgtaacactcttgtgattcctctggtgttgtaagataATGGGAAGaaggcagtgatcacttaacaccagatagCCCGTAtccttgtttgtcctccttttcaataaaaaaaaataacaggttACACATGACATGTGTTAGGCTGGCGACTCTCATGTGATCCCACTGGTCTTACAAGAAGTTGGCAGCCAtgatcagttaccatcagctaacCAATTCACTGATTAAAAGAGGACAAATTTTGTCctcttcataataataaataacatcagCTTTAGAGAAATTAAGTCTTCAAATATGAATTATGAATGTGACCTTCTATTTATTTTCGATTAAAAATCTCTAGAATTCAAGATAAGGTAAAAAATCCTTGGCTTGATACTCAAAAGgacataattaaaaacttaagaTAAACACCACAAATAACTAAGTTAGCATACCTGTCTCCAACGACAAGACCGCATTCGGAGCAGATCATGTCACCCGCTCTATAATCCTCAATAAGCGGGGCATCTGGATGAGCATAACACACCACCTTATTCGTTTCAATTCTAAAATCACAATGGAAAGTGAGATCAGTTTCAACATCACACAAGAAACACGACCTGTTTAAATAATTGCTTCATAGCCACTTAACTTTAAACTTACATAACAATACAgtcattacaaataatatttatttacttaattaactATCACAGTTTtgcaaaaattcaataataaataaaatacggaAAACAGACCTCGATGAGCTCGCCATGATTGTCAACTTGTCAAGCCAAGAGACGAATGGTGGATGTAGGGTTGTAATTTGAACATCGACTGAATTACGATTGCTCGATCAATCGAtagaatcaaattaaaaaagtacATAAATTTTATGGGTTGGCATTAGAAATCGCATACTGAATGTGAGGTTTAtaaaaggttttattttatggagGTTGTTTATCCTAGTCGAAATCCCTCTCACCCCGCggagatttgttttttttttttaatttgcgtTTGAAGTTACGTACAAAGGAACTAATTtttcaagtttaaaaaaaataaacattctgTGACGGTGAAACGGAACGTTTTTCAACATTTTATTATGCCTGTTTTTCTTTgaactaataaaatttataaaaaa
It encodes the following:
- the LOC126979924 gene encoding transcription initiation factor IIB — protein: MASSSRIETNKVVCYAHPDAPLIEDYRAGDMICSECGLVVGDRVIDVGSEWRTFSNEKSGVDPSRVGGPENPLLSGGDLSTIIGPGRGDASFDSFGVSKYQNRRNISSTDRALINAFREINTMADRINLPKTIVDRANNLFKQVHDGKNLKGRANDAIASACLYIACRQEGVPRTFKEICAVSKISKKEIGRCFKLILKALETSVDLITTADFMSRFCSNLSLPNSVQRAATHIARKAGELDIVSGRSPISVAAAAIYMASQASDDKRSQKEIGDIAGVADVTIRQSYKLMYPYASRLFPEDFKFATPIEFLPQM